The genomic region CTGCTGCTGTCTATCTAAGGCACTAATATAGCTAAGTAGATATTGATTTTTACGCTCAGGCGAACGATATAAACTGTAACTCAACCACGCTTCTCTCTGGCTCCAAAACACGTAATTAGTAAGGTGGACGAACATCGAGTCAGCTCGACTGATATCCTCGTCCAATAAAGTCACACGATACTCAGATAACTGAAGTAATACGCCTTTTAATAATCCAAGCCCCCTCTCTATCAACTCCTGATTGCCCGAGCCTTGCGTCAAACTAGTCAGGCTCATTAACACGCTTTTAAATTCGGCTAATAGAGGCTCAATATTCAGATTTGCGTCAGACTGTTTCAATCGAGCCCCATACTGAGTAAGCCTATCCAACTCTGATTGCAGCGTTAAAAGCAACTGACCTTTCTCAGAAGAGTCATTAGACAGAACTAACCATCGATGCGCATAGCTTGAAACCGTATTAAAAGATTGAAGAGCCTCAACCTTAATTCGTGTGGTTTCAAGATTCTTTATCTTCGTATGATTCTTGAACACTTGGTTGACTGTAAACCCAAACATGATGATTACAGACACTGTGGTAAGAAAAATTAGACGCCATCTAATTGACATGTTTATCATTTTTATAACTACTCCCTTCCCGAAAGTAATTTAACCTAGTCCAACTAAAGAATAGGACATTAACAGAGGTTATTGATCAAATTGGATATGAACAAACGATACTCTGAGTCCAGAAAGGCAAATAATGTGCAACGTATAAAGTAACAAGATAGAAAGTAAATGAAGAGTTTCATGTTGAAGCACGAGTTATTATCGCTCGTATAACAAGTAAAGAGAGTAATCTGCCAGTACAGAAAGGCAGCGAGTTACAGCGATAGGTACTAACAAATTCACAAATTAAGGTTAAATTTGTGAGATCCAATCGTTTGCGTCTTGCTGTTTTTCCACTCAACCTAGGCCTATTCGAAAGTCGAACAGCAAAACCCATTGAACAGCTCATCTATTGTTTACCGATTCCGTGTAACTTGAGTTAACGATCACACCTTGAACGATCGGTATGACTTTCATTACATATCATATTTTGATTTGAGTATTTTTTGGCGAAAATTAAGTGCTACAGATTGTTAAAGTCAATAGTCTTTCTCGATACTGAAATCTTGATTTATGGCTATTATCACGCCAACTTGCAGATAATTTATCTACATTTATTTTTCCTAGCAGAATAACCAGTCGTACCTTACAATCCTGCCACATAAAAATTACAAGTTACACACAAGGCATATCAAGCAAATTTAAGTGGCAATAAAGACCACAGCCTGATGCCTCAAATCCCCTATGCTGATTGGCTTCCCTACAACCGCCATGAATGCAGAAACTTAACGTGAAAGGTCCCGAGTAAAGATGAGTCCCGAAAAGCACCTCCTAGATTGGCAAACTAGTCAAACCATTGCTGAATCCATCGCTCCAACTTTAGGTCAGTTATACCGTCAAAAAGGCGTAGAAGTTATCCTCTTCGGTAAGACCTTAGTTAACGCGACAACTATCGACATCATCAAAGCTCACCGCATCGCAAAACGTTACACTGGTTCTCCTCTTACAGCAGAACAGACTCAACCCATCATTCAACACCTTCTTTCTATGGACTTGTCTCCATGTCGTATCGATGTTGGCCGCCTTGCTCATTCATTCTGGCAAGATCGCGAAGACACACACGGGTTGGATGATTTCCTAAAAACTGCACTTATCGAATCGCTTGAAGGCGATGCGATGACAGAACCTCGTGACGTTGTATTGTACGGCTTTGGCCGTATCGGCCGTCTGCTAACTCGTCTGTTGATCGAGAAAAGCGGCCCAGGCTACCCACTTCGTTTACGTGCAATCGTTGTACGTGGTGGTAAAGATGGCGACTTAGAAAAACGTGCTAGCCTACTTCGTCGTGACTCTGTACACGGCCAGTTCAACGGCAGCATCGTCGTTGATCAAGAACGTAAAGCAATCATCGTAAACGGCAACTTTATTCAAGTTATCTACGCCAACAAACCTGAAGAAGTGGATTACACAGCTTACGGTATTGAAAACGCACTTGTGGTTGATAACACAGGCGTATGGCGTGACGCGGAAGGCCTAAGCCAACACGTCGCGTGTAACGGTGCGAAGAAAGTTCTACTGACTGCGCCAGGTAAGGGCGACATCAAGAACGTGGTATTTGGTGTGAATGAAAATGTTATTCAACCAGAAGACACAATCATCTCAGCAGCAAGCTGTACCACCAACGCAATCACACCAGTGTTGAAAGCGGTTCACGACAAATTTGGCGTACTGTCTGGTCACATCGAAACGGTTCACTCATTTACGAATGATCAAAACCTAATCGATAACTTCCACTCAGGTGACCGCCGTGGTCGTGCGGCTTCATTGAACATGGTACTAACATCAACTGGTGCTGCAAAAGCGGTATCAAAAGCGATGCCAGAAATGGAAGGTAAGCTAACAGGTAATGCGATTCGTGTACCAACACCAAACGTTTCAATGGCAGTGGCCAACCTAAACCTTGAAAAAGGCACAAACAAAGAAGAGTTGAACGAGTACCTACGTGAAATGGCGCTGTCTTCTGCTTTGTCTGCGCAAATCGATTACACAGACTCGACTGAGATTGTATCGACTGACTTGGTTGGTTCTCGTCACCCTGGTGTGGTTGACGGTGTTGCGACTATCGCACAAGACAACCGCGCCGTGTTGTACATTTGGTACGATAACGAGTTTGGCTACAGCTGCCAAGTTGTTCACTGTATGGAACAGATGATGGGTGTACGCTACAAGACATACCCTGAAGTTTAATCAACTTCGCTCTTGTAGATACGTCCAACGCAAAAAGCTCCACAACATAATAACTATATCTGCGAAGTCTGTTATGGGCTTCGCAACACCTTTTGTTTTACTCCCCCGTATAAACAAAAGGGTTGCCACTTAGATCTGCTCTCTCTAACTGATCTAGGTGGCCTTTTTACATCTAGTACTCTAACTTTTATCTCGATGACAAGAGCCTTGTCTTAATCACTCTTATAAAACTTCTCTTCACGCCTGTTATAACTCAACCTCCACATCTGACTGAATCGAGCTCGAACATGCGAGTACATAACCCTGCTCAATCTGTTCTGGCGTCAATGTGTCTTGGCTGCTTGATTCCACTGAACCTTTGGTCACTTTACACTTACATGAACCGCAGATTCCGCTACGACACGCAATAATGATTGGAACACCTGCTTTTTCTAATGAATCAGCTAGCGGTGTGCCCGCTTCTGCTTCAACTTCTGCACCAAATGCAGGAACAAAAACCTTAACCGCGCCATTTGAATCCGCAGACGCTTCTGGCTGTGATTCTTCTGAGGTGCTATTGGCTAATGAATTATTGCTCTGAGTAGCAGGCGTAAAGCTTTCCTGATAGAAATTGTCCATGTTGAACTCTAGTTCTTTCAAGTAACTTTCTATGTCTTGCATGAAACCCACCGGGCCGCAAAGATAAACCGTTCTGTCTAAGATATCTGGGCTCAATTTCACCAACCAGTTTTTATCTAAACGTCCTTGAGGGCTGGTTGTTCCTTCGTTGTCTTTCAGAAGCAGTTTTAAGTTGAAATTAGCATGTGTTTCATCGAGCTGATGAAGCTCTTGAAAGTAGATTGTCTCAAGTTTGTTACGTGCCATGTGGACGAAATCTATCTCAATATCGCTGCCTTGGGCGAGCCAATACTTTGCCATCGCCATCACAGGAGTGATGCCACAACCCGCACTCACTAGCGTTACTTTTTTAGTTGCCGTTGGCATGCAATCAATACAGTTAAACGCACCGGCTGGCTTCAATACAGAAACCTCATCGCCTTCATCAAGCTCATCAACAATAAAGTTCGACACCAAACCACCTTCCACGCGCTTTACCGTCAGCTTCAGGCGATTATCTTCCGGGCAAGAAGCCACAGAATACGCACGGTAGTCCGTTTTCGTCGGCATATCCAAACCCAGAGTAATAAACTGCCCAGGCTTAAAATTGAAATGTAAATCTTGTGGAATATTGCCGAGTTCGAAACTGACCGTATCTGGGGTTTCGTGCCATTTCTTTAAACACACTAAATTAATTGAATCGCTATCCGACCATGCATACATAGTTCACGCACCTTACTGATACTAAAGAATGAAATCTAAAAAGCCCCGCCGCTGCACGTTCGAAGAGAACAGCAACAACGGGGCTTGGGAGTTGGCTTAGATTAAGCCGCTAAGATTGTTTTAAGATCTTGTTCTGGCGTTGAGATAGAACGCATGTCGAACTCGTCTTGAATTATCTTTAGTAGGTTCTCTGTTAGGAAAGCTGGTGCTGTTGGGCCTGTGTAGATGCCTTTCACGCCAAGAGCGAACAGAGTCAGTAGGATAACAATCGCTTTTTGCTCAAACCAAGAAAGAACAAGTGTTAGCGGTAGTTCGTTGATGCCACAATCAAACTCTTGAGACAGAGCAATAGCAAGCTGAATCGCAGAGTACGCATCGTTACATTGACCAACATCGAGCAGACGTGGAATACCGTTAATGTCGCCGAATTGGTTCTTATTGAAACGGAATTTACCACATGCCAGCGTTAGGATTACTGAATCTTCTGGCGCTTGAGCTGTGAAGTCTGTGTAGTAACTACGCTCAGATTTATCACCGTCACAGCCACCGACTAGGAAGAAGTGCTTGATGTTGCCTTCTTTCACTTGTTCAACTACCGCTGGTGCTGCTTCCATCAGGGCATTACGACCAAATCCGACCGTGATCATTTGCTCGATCTCGTCGTGCTTGAAACCTTCTTGCGCAAGAGCACAATCGATAACTGCGCTAAAATCATCACCTTCAAGATGAGCAACACCCGGCCAGCCTACGATGCTACGCGTAAATAGACGGTCAGCATACGCGCCAACATCTGGGTTAAGCAGACAGTTAGACGTCATTACGATCGCACCTGGGAAGTTTGCAAATTCTTTTTGCTGATTCTGCCAAGCACTGCCGTAGTTACCCGCAAGGTGTGGGTACTTGTTCAATTCTGGGTAACCGTGCGCAGGTAGCATCTCACCGTTGGTGTAAACGTTGATGCCCTTGCCTTCCGTTTGTTGAAGGATCTTCTCGAGATCATGCAGGTCATGGCCAGAAACAAGAATACAGTGGCCTGCCTTAGTCTTCACATTCACGGTTGTTGGTTGAGGGTGACCAAATGTATCGGTCTCGCCTTTATCCAACATTTCCATTACTTTGTAGTTCATCAAGCCAATCTGCATTGATGTATCAAGTAACTGTTTTAGGTCTGTTGGATCAGTGCCTAAGAACGCCATGATTTCATGGTATTCAGCAAAAATGGCATTGTCCGTTTGACCAAGAACACGAGCGTGCTCCATATAAGCTGCCGCACCTTTTAGCCCATATAGACAAAGAAGGCGAAGACCAATCACGTCTTCGTGTTGAGAGTCATGACCACGGTTCACCGCAGCTTGAGGTGCAAGTGCTAATAGCTCTGAAGAATCTGTTGGAAGATCGAACTGCGCAGCAGCAGAAAGCGCAGGGATCTCAAAACCGATCAGCGTTGCTGCCGCTCGAACCTGCAGCTCTAAACGTTGCTTAAACTCGTGAGATTGCTGTGCAAATTCGATGATACGAGCAGGGTCGAAGTTAACGTTGGTTAATGTTGCAAAAAATGCTTTTGGCGCCCACTCATCAATTTCAGTATCAATAACATCACAAGCACGGCCCAAATTGGCCCAAAAAGAAACACCTTGAAGAGAATGCACCAACACGTCTTGTAGGTCGGATACTTCCGAAGTTTTACCACACATACCTTGTGCGAAAGAACAGCCTTTTACGGTTGGGGTTTGAATTGTTTGTTCACATTGAATACAGAACATATAAGGGCTCCAATAATTTTATTAACTGTAAGTACTTTGCTTACAGTGACTTATTCCAAACCCTATAGAGCATCAACCGTGCCAACTTTTAACTAACTGATTTTATTGAATTTAACTTTATTCCATATTTTTAGTGCGTGATTATGACTACATATAAACTCCTTAAGGGCACACATGCGTGTCATAGTGACTCTCGAAGATTAATTAACGACGTTCATGTTTCGTTCAGAATAGAAGCGATAAAGTAACAACATAGAAAAAGAGGAATGAATATGAAAAATATATTAGTTACGATTGTTGCGTTGTTTACTGGCCTTTTGGCGTTATTCACAAGCTTGATCCTTGCTATTCCTTTGGCTATTGCAGCTTTAATTACTGGCAAGCGCATTCAGAATCAAATGAAAAAACAAGGTTTCACCGCTCATATGAATACTCATCACTCATCAACCAATGACGCAGGTGTTATTGAAGGTGAGTACGAAGACCTTTCAAGTAAAAAATAACCTAAACTTTAGTTTCAGACATAGTAAAAGTACAACAGAGACAACATTACATAATGCAAAGAAAGCCCCTCCTAGCACTGCTGACCATAACGACTTTAAGTCTCGTTGGTTGTTCCAACGAGACATCTATACCCGCTTACGAAACTTCTCCAGAGTTGCCTAGCTATAAGCAAGACAGCTTTGATGCCTACGTCAATGACACCCAAGATTGGTTATTGAAAAACCGTGTGTTCATGACGGAAGACAAGCAACTAGAGATCCAACTTAATTCACCAACCGAGTATCAACCAACCTCACCAAATGGCAAGGCGGTGTTACTGGTTCATGGATTAGGCGACTCACCCTATTCGTTTAAAGACATTGCAACCCATTTAGCTGAGCAGGGTTACTTAGTGAGAACCGTATTGCTTCCGGGTCACGGTAGTCGCGTGGGTGACTTAATGCAGCCAAGCCTAGAAGACTGGCAAGGTGTGGTAGCTCATCATACAAAATTACTTGAGCAAGAGTACGATTCTGTTTGGCTAGGCGGCTATTCCACTGGCGCGAATCTCGTGACTTCACAAGCGATGCATGACCCAAAGATCT from Vibrio gigantis harbors:
- a CDS encoding glyceraldehyde-3-phosphate dehydrogenase, with the translated sequence MSPEKHLLDWQTSQTIAESIAPTLGQLYRQKGVEVILFGKTLVNATTIDIIKAHRIAKRYTGSPLTAEQTQPIIQHLLSMDLSPCRIDVGRLAHSFWQDREDTHGLDDFLKTALIESLEGDAMTEPRDVVLYGFGRIGRLLTRLLIEKSGPGYPLRLRAIVVRGGKDGDLEKRASLLRRDSVHGQFNGSIVVDQERKAIIVNGNFIQVIYANKPEEVDYTAYGIENALVVDNTGVWRDAEGLSQHVACNGAKKVLLTAPGKGDIKNVVFGVNENVIQPEDTIISAASCTTNAITPVLKAVHDKFGVLSGHIETVHSFTNDQNLIDNFHSGDRRGRAASLNMVLTSTGAAKAVSKAMPEMEGKLTGNAIRVPTPNVSMAVANLNLEKGTNKEELNEYLREMALSSALSAQIDYTDSTEIVSTDLVGSRHPGVVDGVATIAQDNRAVLYIWYDNEFGYSCQVVHCMEQMMGVRYKTYPEV
- a CDS encoding hybrid-cluster NAD(P)-dependent oxidoreductase, encoding MYAWSDSDSINLVCLKKWHETPDTVSFELGNIPQDLHFNFKPGQFITLGLDMPTKTDYRAYSVASCPEDNRLKLTVKRVEGGLVSNFIVDELDEGDEVSVLKPAGAFNCIDCMPTATKKVTLVSAGCGITPVMAMAKYWLAQGSDIEIDFVHMARNKLETIYFQELHQLDETHANFNLKLLLKDNEGTTSPQGRLDKNWLVKLSPDILDRTVYLCGPVGFMQDIESYLKELEFNMDNFYQESFTPATQSNNSLANSTSEESQPEASADSNGAVKVFVPAFGAEVEAEAGTPLADSLEKAGVPIIIACRSGICGSCKCKVTKGSVESSSQDTLTPEQIEQGYVLACSSSIQSDVEVEL
- the hcp gene encoding hydroxylamine reductase — encoded protein: MFCIQCEQTIQTPTVKGCSFAQGMCGKTSEVSDLQDVLVHSLQGVSFWANLGRACDVIDTEIDEWAPKAFFATLTNVNFDPARIIEFAQQSHEFKQRLELQVRAAATLIGFEIPALSAAAQFDLPTDSSELLALAPQAAVNRGHDSQHEDVIGLRLLCLYGLKGAAAYMEHARVLGQTDNAIFAEYHEIMAFLGTDPTDLKQLLDTSMQIGLMNYKVMEMLDKGETDTFGHPQPTTVNVKTKAGHCILVSGHDLHDLEKILQQTEGKGINVYTNGEMLPAHGYPELNKYPHLAGNYGSAWQNQQKEFANFPGAIVMTSNCLLNPDVGAYADRLFTRSIVGWPGVAHLEGDDFSAVIDCALAQEGFKHDEIEQMITVGFGRNALMEAAPAVVEQVKEGNIKHFFLVGGCDGDKSERSYYTDFTAQAPEDSVILTLACGKFRFNKNQFGDINGIPRLLDVGQCNDAYSAIQLAIALSQEFDCGINELPLTLVLSWFEQKAIVILLTLFALGVKGIYTGPTAPAFLTENLLKIIQDEFDMRSISTPEQDLKTILAA